One genomic region from Streptomyces sp. NBC_01304 encodes:
- a CDS encoding restriction endonuclease subunit S, translating into MREMPADWTVSTVSDCFEMTLGKMLNQGASSGRDQRQYLTNRNVQWGRFELDDLEVMHFSEEERRTYSLRPGDLLVTEGGEIGRTAMWNGELADCYFQKSLHRLRAIGPMIPGYMANYMEFSARRGLFSHLAGQTSIAHLTKEKLGSWTVVYPCRTEEQRAIVAVLDAVADEERAIEASIAKLRTVRRGAQMSLMSSIRHSHAPLRTVIRGIDSGWSPICEPHAPGAAEWGVLGLGAVTSGQFQVDQAKRLPQGLSPRADLEVGPGDVLIARANGSKRLVGAGCVVPVNVRKRLMLSDLIYRLNPDRSFLEPNFLGLLITAPPFRRQVESAMRSTSGQFKISKGDMLDFQVPLISLVEQRDIVSTMAAFDSRIDQERAQLAKLRRLKQGLTDDLLSGKVRVKDLA; encoded by the coding sequence ATGCGTGAGATGCCTGCTGATTGGACTGTGTCGACAGTTAGCGACTGCTTTGAGATGACCTTGGGGAAGATGCTAAACCAGGGGGCATCGAGCGGTCGAGACCAGCGCCAGTACCTGACCAATCGCAACGTCCAATGGGGTCGTTTCGAGCTCGATGATCTAGAAGTGATGCACTTTTCGGAGGAAGAACGGCGTACGTACTCGCTCAGGCCTGGTGACCTTCTTGTGACTGAAGGCGGTGAGATTGGCCGTACGGCGATGTGGAACGGTGAGCTGGCGGATTGCTACTTTCAGAAGTCACTGCACCGCTTGCGGGCCATCGGCCCGATGATCCCTGGCTACATGGCGAATTACATGGAGTTCTCCGCACGCCGCGGACTATTCAGTCATCTTGCCGGGCAAACGAGTATCGCCCACTTGACCAAAGAGAAATTGGGAAGTTGGACGGTTGTCTACCCGTGCCGTACTGAGGAGCAGCGGGCAATCGTGGCAGTACTCGACGCTGTCGCCGACGAAGAGCGGGCCATCGAGGCGTCGATCGCGAAGCTGCGCACGGTCCGACGGGGCGCCCAGATGTCGCTCATGTCATCTATTCGACACTCTCATGCTCCGCTGCGCACCGTGATTCGAGGAATTGACTCTGGGTGGAGCCCAATTTGCGAGCCACACGCCCCTGGTGCAGCCGAATGGGGCGTTCTGGGCCTTGGAGCGGTCACCTCGGGGCAGTTCCAGGTAGACCAAGCGAAGCGCCTGCCACAAGGACTTTCACCTCGGGCGGATTTGGAGGTGGGGCCAGGAGACGTTTTGATCGCTAGGGCGAACGGATCGAAGCGTTTGGTGGGAGCCGGATGTGTTGTCCCTGTCAATGTCCGGAAGAGGCTGATGTTGTCGGACCTTATCTATCGACTGAATCCCGATCGGTCGTTCCTTGAGCCGAATTTTCTCGGATTGCTCATTACTGCTCCGCCATTTCGGCGACAGGTCGAGTCTGCGATGCGAAGTACCAGCGGACAGTTCAAAATCTCCAAGGGAGACATGCTGGACTTTCAAGTCCCGCTGATCTCGCTGGTGGAGCAACGCGACATCGTCTCAACTATGGCCGCCTTCGACAGCCGGATCGACCAGGAGCGGGCTCAGCTGGCCAAGCTGCGGAGGCTCAAGCAGGGTCTCACCGACGACTTGCTCTCTGGGAAGGTGCGGGTCAAGGATCTCGCGTAG
- a CDS encoding DUF397 domain-containing protein, with protein MSDTRLVWFKSSYSDDQGAECLEVALTPRTTHIRDSKLNPRSPSFEVPVDAWSAFVAYASTAPRTDV; from the coding sequence ATGAGCGACACGCGGCTCGTGTGGTTCAAGTCGAGCTACAGCGACGACCAAGGCGCCGAATGCCTAGAAGTCGCCCTCACCCCCCGAACCACCCACATCCGAGACTCGAAGCTCAACCCCCGAAGCCCGAGCTTCGAAGTCCCCGTCGACGCCTGGTCCGCCTTCGTCGCGTACGCCAGCACCGCACCGCGTACCGACGTCTGA
- a CDS encoding C40 family peptidase codes for MAAHRKPKPRSLTGNTARTAATLALASAASATAFDGTGHAEPRLTAAQVKAKVDRLYHEAEIATEKYNGAKEKAAKVKEDVGELQDEAARKAEDLNSARRQLGSTATAQYRAGIIDPGLQLALSSDPDQYLERASLADRAGHRQATAIEGVQERLRELAQLRATADDRHAELRDVQADLKAHKESVTGKLAEAKLLLKRLTAEQQDRFAQESDGGEARASRSTPRGAAKAPNARAAQAVSFAYGALGSPYVWGASGPSAFDCSGLTQAAYRSAGVALPRTTYTQINAGQRVSRSELAPGDLVFFYSGISHVGIYVGNGQMIHAPNPSAPVRLAPVDQMPFAGATRVG; via the coding sequence GTGGCCGCACATCGAAAGCCCAAACCGCGCTCGCTCACCGGCAACACGGCACGCACCGCCGCCACCCTCGCCCTGGCCTCGGCCGCGAGCGCGACCGCCTTCGACGGCACCGGACACGCGGAGCCCCGCCTCACCGCCGCCCAGGTGAAGGCCAAGGTCGACCGGCTCTACCACGAGGCGGAGATCGCCACCGAGAAGTACAACGGCGCCAAGGAGAAGGCGGCGAAGGTCAAGGAGGACGTGGGCGAGCTGCAGGACGAGGCCGCCCGCAAGGCCGAGGACCTCAACTCGGCCCGCAGGCAGCTCGGTTCGACGGCCACGGCCCAGTACCGCGCCGGCATCATCGACCCCGGACTGCAGCTCGCCCTCTCCTCCGACCCCGACCAGTACCTGGAGCGGGCCTCGCTCGCCGACCGGGCCGGGCACCGGCAGGCCACCGCGATCGAGGGCGTGCAGGAGCGGTTGCGCGAGCTGGCGCAGCTGCGTGCGACGGCCGACGACAGGCACGCCGAACTCCGGGACGTGCAGGCCGACTTGAAGGCGCACAAGGAGTCGGTCACCGGCAAGCTGGCGGAGGCCAAGCTGCTGCTCAAGCGGCTCACTGCCGAGCAGCAGGACCGGTTCGCGCAGGAGAGTGACGGCGGGGAGGCGCGGGCCTCGCGCTCGACGCCGCGCGGCGCGGCCAAGGCCCCCAACGCCCGTGCCGCACAGGCCGTTTCGTTCGCGTACGGGGCCCTCGGCAGCCCCTATGTCTGGGGGGCCTCGGGCCCCAGTGCCTTCGACTGCTCGGGGCTGACCCAGGCCGCATACCGCTCGGCGGGCGTCGCGCTGCCCCGCACCACGTACACCCAGATCAACGCGGGACAGCGCGTCTCCCGCTCCGAACTCGCCCCGGGCGACCTGGTGTTCTTCTACTCGGGCATCAGCCACGTGGGCATCTACGTGGGCAACGGCCAGATGATCCACGCCCCGAATCCGAGCGCACCGGTCCGGCTGGCGCCGGTGGATCAGATGCCGTTTGCGGGGGCTACGCGGGTGGGGTGA
- a CDS encoding ATP-binding protein: protein MPVLPGVPASALLDIEWHLPRHARSVGRARTLLREQAGSWGLPTPLTEAAELLLSELMTNAYWHAKVPGREIWARVVLSPDRLRVSVTDASSELPVPRDPSLDEESGRGLALVSALADDWGAERRECGVGKTVWFELRLSP from the coding sequence ATGCCCGTACTTCCTGGCGTTCCCGCATCCGCTCTCCTCGACATCGAGTGGCACCTTCCTCGTCATGCCCGCAGTGTGGGTCGGGCTCGAACGCTGCTGCGAGAGCAGGCGGGTTCGTGGGGCCTGCCGACTCCGCTCACCGAAGCGGCGGAACTGCTGCTCAGCGAGCTGATGACAAACGCGTACTGGCACGCGAAGGTGCCCGGGCGCGAGATCTGGGCACGCGTGGTGCTCTCGCCGGACCGTCTGCGCGTCTCGGTCACAGACGCGAGCTCGGAGCTCCCCGTACCCCGGGATCCGTCCCTGGACGAGGAGTCGGGCCGAGGCCTGGCCCTGGTCTCCGCGCTGGCGGACGACTGGGGCGCGGAGCGCAGGGAGTGCGGCGTCGGCAAGACGGTGTGGTTCGAGCTCCGGCTTTCCCCGTAG
- a CDS encoding helix-turn-helix domain-containing protein, whose protein sequence is MTEVNAQQPPIAWRYCGSQIKLSRTEKGISRQTLADEASYDYEYVKSMENGRRRPTLRLLQAADQLCGAKGKLVAAHEYMKPEPFPARSQEYMAVEAEAIAVHHYALGLVPGLLQTKGYAEALIGDGCPPLDDETVAERVAARLRRQEALTRRASVVFSFVVYEAALRSMVGNCEVMRQQLEHLLAMSVLRNVSVQALPVGRCSGVALLGSLVMLETADHQHYGYVEGHETSVLYSDAAKVSALAARHAMIRTHALSVEESTAFIRKVAQEL, encoded by the coding sequence ATGACCGAGGTGAACGCCCAGCAGCCGCCGATCGCCTGGCGGTACTGCGGTAGTCAGATCAAGCTCTCTCGGACCGAGAAGGGCATCAGCCGGCAGACTCTCGCGGATGAGGCAAGTTACGACTACGAGTACGTCAAGTCGATGGAGAACGGGCGGCGACGGCCCACCCTGAGGCTGCTTCAGGCCGCTGATCAACTGTGTGGCGCCAAAGGCAAGTTGGTCGCCGCACATGAGTACATGAAGCCTGAGCCCTTTCCCGCCCGTTCACAGGAGTACATGGCTGTTGAGGCTGAGGCCATCGCGGTGCATCACTATGCGCTCGGGCTGGTTCCCGGCTTGCTGCAGACCAAGGGCTATGCGGAGGCGCTGATCGGTGACGGCTGTCCGCCCTTGGATGACGAGACGGTGGCAGAGCGGGTGGCGGCGCGTTTGCGTCGACAGGAGGCGCTGACGCGACGGGCAAGCGTGGTGTTCAGCTTTGTCGTCTACGAGGCTGCGCTGCGCTCGATGGTCGGTAACTGTGAGGTCATGCGGCAGCAGTTGGAGCATCTGCTGGCGATGAGCGTGCTCCGGAACGTATCTGTACAAGCCCTACCTGTCGGACGGTGCAGCGGGGTCGCCCTGCTTGGGTCCCTGGTCATGCTGGAGACGGCTGATCACCAGCACTACGGATACGTGGAGGGGCACGAGACGAGCGTGCTCTACTCTGACGCGGCCAAGGTCAGTGCGCTGGCGGCCCGTCATGCGATGATCCGTACGCACGCGCTCAGTGTTGAGGAGTCGACGGCGTTCATCAGGAAGGTGGCCCAGGAGCTATGA
- a CDS encoding type I restriction endonuclease subunit R has protein sequence MVRREAERDEVERPFIEQLKSMGWRHVHGPDLAGPQDERAPGDVLLAKRLKSALKRVNRVRGTGEQWMSEADADSALDALRRTARSVGSRQLKDVNGHVTSLLLSGTQMIGHEVHHQGKDVLAQYIDWDMEGLDDAEILARNEFLVVDQLRVRPPGGGKDAVLDLVLFVNGIPVTVVECKSPDLKDPIGDGIRDLRAYAGVPLDSDDRSPDARPVGVPELFAPVQLLVAASGESAALGTITSDEDHFAPWRSVTPDYEDSKELLRTLQATRTDAGKRLLADGQELTDQHKLVAIVLKPRNLLNIVRHYVFEMPVKTKEGEPARTVKAVCRHQQYRAVEKIVRKLRTGRTLLDPAAEQDERGGVIWHTQGSGKSLTMAFLARRLQTSRDPELNRFTILVVTDRRQLEKQLSAALRSSGSTIRIARSQTDVEGMLSRAGKPGGRAVVFAMIQKYLGRVPGLVGQGADDERDLSDEFAEAQERLAEVGGEQEAGDPVPAEDVIEEIRRRFTECSTSEHVLVLVDEAHRSHSSVLHACLRDAVPNAARIGFTGTPIMKGRLSDTGRIFGLEPDNKFLDAYLMGEAERDKVVVPVRYEGRTGPAEIRDKEGADRKFDELIEEADRKAQERAEDDETAQESDGDPGPDSEGLGGQRDRQFEDLVARLRAEGRARLRRSLTPTARDVAESAPLIRAKAVDMLEHYVTGPLTGGFKAQVAAVSRRATVTYAAMLSDARAELLGRVREFDPETLRHKSLAQYSRDELVLLRAWQYQEVLRRIEFVPVISAGEEQKSGAWTQWTDPRRQEEHVERFLEPLPELPPDNPWIVEHTPEPDPLPGGMVGLNPWSDDEADAGAETAAGREKPPIAFLIVKSMLLTGFDAPIEQVLYLDRPIQDAELLQAIARVNRPRTAKREGLVVDYYGVLNNLAVTLPAYRGDGPALSAVRSLESEVPEMRRTAADLEEYLTGLGITGLDTPGGIARGMLALANDGERAEFDRKLGEFMSAVERVLPHQAALRHVPNARHWVALQRRVRRHYRDAQGGDFSMRAYGRKVRAMVADHLDLPELQQVIAPVSLLDPDFDEAVGRITDVRESAAEQVQALRYHLEERQEREQRPVYRTLSQELERILEECEDRWEEIKERVGPLIDRARKAEEADPAVADLTPAEQAIYTKLVEYMEERPVFVPPEAELLRTLTVEVAAIIARHVNRASWSADESSSVDLGVDLYGCLRDGGLRTTSGYGRQSIEDLSNALTGFTRSHEASFKAYGRGQ, from the coding sequence ATGGTGCGGCGTGAGGCGGAGCGGGACGAGGTCGAGCGGCCCTTCATCGAGCAGCTCAAGTCGATGGGATGGCGGCACGTCCACGGCCCCGACCTGGCGGGTCCGCAGGACGAGCGGGCCCCAGGTGACGTGCTGCTCGCCAAGCGCCTCAAGTCGGCGCTCAAAAGGGTCAACCGGGTCCGCGGAACCGGCGAGCAGTGGATGAGCGAGGCGGACGCCGACAGCGCGCTCGACGCGCTGCGTCGCACGGCCCGTAGCGTCGGCTCGCGGCAGCTGAAAGACGTCAACGGCCATGTCACCAGCCTGCTCCTGAGCGGCACACAGATGATCGGCCACGAAGTGCACCACCAGGGCAAGGACGTCCTGGCGCAGTACATCGACTGGGACATGGAAGGGCTCGACGACGCGGAGATCCTGGCCCGCAACGAGTTCCTCGTGGTCGATCAGCTGCGCGTGCGTCCGCCTGGCGGCGGCAAGGACGCGGTGCTTGATCTCGTGCTGTTCGTGAACGGCATTCCGGTCACCGTCGTTGAGTGCAAGAGCCCGGACCTCAAGGATCCGATCGGAGACGGGATCCGGGATCTGCGGGCGTACGCCGGTGTGCCGCTGGACAGCGACGACCGCAGCCCGGACGCACGGCCGGTCGGAGTCCCCGAATTGTTCGCGCCCGTACAGCTGTTGGTGGCGGCGAGCGGGGAGAGCGCCGCACTCGGCACCATCACCTCCGACGAGGACCACTTCGCGCCGTGGCGCAGTGTGACTCCCGACTATGAGGACAGCAAGGAACTGCTGCGTACGCTCCAGGCCACCCGTACGGACGCGGGGAAGCGGCTGCTCGCGGACGGGCAGGAGCTGACCGACCAGCACAAGCTCGTCGCGATCGTGCTCAAGCCTCGAAACCTGCTCAACATCGTGCGCCACTACGTCTTCGAGATGCCCGTGAAGACCAAGGAGGGCGAGCCGGCACGGACCGTGAAGGCGGTCTGCCGGCACCAGCAGTACCGTGCCGTCGAGAAGATCGTGCGCAAGCTTCGCACTGGACGTACGCTGCTCGATCCGGCGGCGGAGCAGGACGAGCGCGGCGGTGTCATCTGGCATACGCAGGGGTCGGGCAAGAGTTTGACCATGGCGTTCCTCGCCCGACGACTGCAGACCAGCCGTGACCCGGAGTTGAACCGCTTCACGATCCTGGTCGTCACTGACCGGAGGCAGTTGGAGAAGCAGCTGTCGGCCGCTCTTCGGTCCAGCGGCAGCACTATCCGTATCGCGAGATCGCAGACCGACGTCGAGGGCATGCTCAGCCGGGCGGGCAAGCCCGGTGGGCGTGCGGTGGTCTTCGCGATGATCCAGAAGTATCTGGGGCGGGTGCCGGGGCTCGTCGGCCAGGGCGCGGACGACGAGCGGGACTTGAGTGACGAGTTCGCCGAGGCCCAGGAGCGGCTTGCGGAGGTGGGCGGCGAGCAGGAAGCCGGGGACCCTGTGCCTGCCGAGGACGTGATCGAGGAGATCAGGCGGCGTTTCACGGAGTGCAGTACGTCGGAGCACGTGTTGGTGCTCGTGGACGAGGCGCATCGCTCGCACAGCTCCGTGCTGCACGCCTGTCTGCGGGACGCGGTGCCGAACGCCGCGCGGATCGGCTTCACCGGCACGCCGATCATGAAGGGACGGCTCAGCGACACCGGGCGGATCTTCGGCCTCGAACCGGACAACAAGTTTCTGGACGCCTACCTCATGGGCGAGGCGGAGCGGGACAAGGTCGTGGTGCCGGTGCGCTATGAGGGCCGAACCGGGCCCGCGGAGATACGTGACAAGGAGGGGGCGGACCGGAAGTTCGACGAGCTGATCGAGGAGGCGGACCGCAAGGCGCAGGAGCGCGCCGAGGACGATGAGACCGCGCAGGAGTCCGACGGTGACCCAGGACCGGATTCCGAGGGCCTGGGCGGGCAGCGGGACAGGCAGTTCGAGGACCTTGTGGCCCGGCTGCGTGCGGAGGGCCGGGCCCGGCTCCGCAGGAGCCTCACTCCGACCGCCCGGGACGTCGCCGAGTCGGCGCCCCTCATCCGGGCCAAGGCCGTGGACATGCTGGAGCACTACGTCACCGGTCCGCTGACCGGTGGCTTCAAGGCGCAGGTCGCCGCGGTCAGCCGGCGCGCGACCGTCACGTACGCGGCGATGCTGAGCGACGCCCGCGCCGAACTGCTCGGCCGAGTGCGCGAGTTCGACCCCGAGACGCTGCGGCACAAGAGTCTCGCGCAGTACTCGCGGGACGAGCTGGTGCTGCTGCGCGCTTGGCAGTACCAGGAGGTGCTGCGTCGGATCGAGTTCGTTCCGGTGATCTCGGCGGGTGAGGAGCAGAAGAGCGGAGCGTGGACGCAGTGGACCGATCCGCGGCGTCAGGAGGAGCACGTGGAGCGCTTCCTTGAGCCTTTGCCCGAGCTGCCGCCGGACAATCCGTGGATCGTGGAGCACACCCCGGAACCCGATCCGCTGCCCGGCGGCATGGTCGGCCTGAACCCGTGGAGTGACGACGAGGCTGACGCCGGCGCGGAGACCGCGGCCGGACGGGAGAAGCCGCCGATCGCCTTCCTCATCGTCAAGTCCATGCTCCTGACCGGATTCGACGCGCCCATCGAGCAGGTCCTCTACCTGGACCGTCCCATCCAGGACGCCGAGCTCCTGCAGGCCATCGCCCGGGTCAACCGGCCCCGCACCGCCAAACGGGAGGGCCTGGTCGTCGACTACTACGGCGTCCTCAACAACCTGGCGGTGACGCTCCCCGCGTACCGGGGCGACGGGCCCGCACTCAGCGCGGTCCGCAGCCTGGAGAGCGAGGTGCCCGAGATGCGGCGGACCGCCGCAGACCTGGAGGAGTACCTGACGGGCCTGGGAATCACAGGCCTCGACACGCCCGGTGGGATCGCGCGCGGCATGCTCGCGCTCGCGAACGACGGCGAGCGCGCCGAATTCGACCGGAAACTCGGCGAGTTCATGTCCGCCGTGGAGCGCGTACTGCCGCACCAGGCCGCACTGAGGCACGTGCCGAACGCCCGGCACTGGGTGGCGCTCCAGCGCCGGGTGCGCAGGCACTACCGGGACGCGCAGGGCGGGGACTTCTCGATGCGCGCGTACGGCCGCAAGGTACGGGCCATGGTCGCCGACCATCTGGACCTGCCGGAGCTCCAGCAGGTCATCGCCCCGGTGTCCCTGCTCGACCCGGACTTCGACGAGGCCGTGGGCCGCATCACCGACGTACGGGAATCGGCGGCCGAACAGGTGCAGGCCCTGCGCTACCACCTCGAGGAACGCCAGGAGCGTGAGCAGCGGCCCGTGTACCGGACGTTGTCGCAGGAGCTGGAACGCATCCTTGAGGAGTGCGAGGACCGCTGGGAGGAGATCAAGGAGCGTGTGGGGCCGCTCATCGACCGGGCGCGCAAGGCCGAGGAGGCCGATCCGGCCGTCGCCGACCTCACCCCGGCCGAGCAGGCCATCTACACCAAGCTCGTCGAGTACATGGAGGAACGGCCGGTCTTTGTGCCTCCGGAAGCCGAGCTGCTGCGGACGCTGACCGTCGAGGTCGCGGCGATCATCGCCCGTCATGTCAACCGGGCGTCGTGGTCCGCGGACGAGTCGAGCTCGGTGGATCTGGGGGTCGACCTCTACGGCTGTCTGCGGGATGGAGGACTGCGCACCACCAGCGGGTATGGACGGCAGTCGATCGAGGACCTCTCCAACGCACTCACCGGGTTCACACGGAGCCACGAAGCGTCGTTCAAGGCTTATGGGCGAGGGCAGTAG
- a CDS encoding M48 family metallopeptidase: MPRSIGPSAAGRHPLVDGRRLVVADRTYNVKVSDRRTRLGITVERDGSLTLRVPAGCAPDRAEAFLRQSGAWIDDKLRLRAEHRPAHPVRAFKDGETFRYLGRDYRLLLVASSESSTPVRLFAGRLRLDETLAARPEKARRALIDWYRTTGLAWSRGRLQPWAARMEVPEPDIVVRDVGGRWGTYRSGNGGDGRQGQMALHWALFQLPAHLVDYVIAHELAHIRIPGHGADYWRLLQQAVPAYAEHKAELDDLGRRLWLGETKV; encoded by the coding sequence ATGCCACGTTCCATCGGACCCTCAGCCGCCGGCCGTCACCCTCTGGTGGACGGCCGGCGACTGGTCGTGGCTGACCGCACGTACAACGTCAAGGTCAGTGATCGGCGTACGCGCCTCGGTATCACTGTCGAGCGTGATGGATCACTGACGCTCCGCGTACCCGCAGGCTGCGCACCGGACCGGGCGGAGGCCTTCCTGCGTCAGAGCGGCGCATGGATCGATGACAAGCTGAGGCTGCGGGCCGAGCACAGGCCCGCGCATCCGGTCCGTGCTTTCAAGGACGGAGAGACGTTCCGCTACCTGGGCCGCGACTACCGGCTACTACTGGTGGCTTCCAGTGAGAGCAGTACCCCGGTCCGGCTTTTCGCGGGTCGGCTGAGGCTGGATGAAACTCTGGCAGCACGCCCCGAGAAGGCCCGCCGCGCGCTGATCGACTGGTACCGCACCACCGGTCTGGCGTGGTCACGGGGGCGGCTGCAGCCCTGGGCCGCCCGCATGGAGGTCCCGGAACCCGACATCGTCGTCAGGGATGTTGGGGGGCGCTGGGGGACCTACCGCTCCGGGAACGGCGGTGACGGTCGCCAGGGACAGATGGCACTGCACTGGGCGCTGTTCCAACTGCCCGCACATCTCGTGGACTACGTGATCGCTCACGAACTGGCCCACATCAGGATCCCCGGACACGGAGCGGACTACTGGCGGCTGCTCCAGCAGGCAGTGCCCGCGTACGCGGAACACAAGGCCGAGCTGGACGATCTCGGCCGCCGCCTTTGGCTGGGGGAGACGAAGGTCTGA